The following proteins are co-located in the Phaenicophaeus curvirostris isolate KB17595 chromosome 12, BPBGC_Pcur_1.0, whole genome shotgun sequence genome:
- the RBPMS2 gene encoding RNA-binding protein with multiple splicing 2 codes for MSTLGKDGEHGGGGGGEEEVRTLFVSGLPVDIKPRELYLLFRPFKGYEGSLIKLTSKQPVGFVTFDSRAGAEAAKNALNGIRFDPENPQTLRLEFAKANTKMAKSKLMATPNPTNIHPALGAHFIARDPYDLTGAALIPASPEAWAPYPLYTTELTPAIPHAAFTYPAAAAAAAALHAQMRWYPPSEATQQGWKSRQFC; via the exons ATGAGCACCCTCGGCAAGGACGGCGAgcacggcggcggcggcggcggcgaggaGGAG GTAAGGACGCTGTTTGTCAGTGGCCTTCCTGTGGACATCAAGCCCAGAGAGCTCTACTTACTCTTCCGACCATTCAAG ggtTATGAAGGGTCACTGATCAAGCTAACTTCAAAGCAG CCAGTTGGCTTTGTGACCTTTGACAGCCGGGCTGGTGCTGAAGCAGCAAAGAACGCCTTGAAC GGCATCCGTTTTGACCCAGAGAACCCCCAGACCTTGCGGTTAGAGTTTGCTAAAGCGAACACAAAGATGGCCAAGAGCAAGCTGATGGCTACGCCAAACCCCACCAACATCCACCCCGCCTTGGGCGCACACTTCATTGCACGGGACCCCT ATGACCTGACTGGAGCGGCTCTTATTCCCGCATCCCCTGAAGCATGGGCTCCCTACCCACTCTACACCACGGAGTTAACCCCTGCCATCCCTCATGCTGCCTTCACGTACCCGGCGGCCGCCGCTGCGGCTGCTGCTCTTCATGCTCAG ATGCGCTGGTACCCTCCCTCTGAAGCTACCCAGCAAGGATGGAAGTCTCGTCAGTTTTGTTAG